Part of the Desulfuromonas sp. genome, TTAACGGAGAGGTGGAGAGCGGCAGAGAAAACCGCAACTCAGTAAATAAATTAAGGTTGAAATTTAAAGATATTATGGTTTTGAATTGCCTTTCTTTGCGCCTCAGCGGCTCTCCGTTAAAATGTTTTTTCGAATCTAAAGCTTTGATTTTCCCGTAAATATTTGAGTTTAAAATACATATTGAAAGGAACAGATCGATGAGCAAGTTCCCGAAAAAGAGCCTGGCCGATTGGCAAGCCCAGGCGAAAAAAGAGAAGAAGACCGACGATCTCTCCGGTTTCAAATGGGAGACGCCGGAAGGGATCACCGTCAAGCCGCTCTACACGGCAGCTGACCTTGAAGGCATCGAGTACACCGATACCATGCCCGGCTCGGCGCCGTTTATCCGTGGACCGATGGCGACCATGTATGCCGGTCGGCCCTGGACGGTACGCCAGTACGCCGGCTTTTCGACCGCCGAAGAATCGAACGCTTTTTACAAGCGCAACCTCGCTGCCGGTCAGCAGGGGCTGTCGGTCGCCTTCGACCTGGCGACGCATCGCGGCTACGATTCCGACCATCCGCGGGTGGTCGGTGATGTCGGCAAGGCCGGCGTCGCCATCGATTCGGTCGAGGATATGAAGATACTGTTCGACGAAATCCCGCTCGATAAGGTTTCGGTTTCGATGACGATGAATGGTGCCGTTTTGCCGATCATGGCCAACTACATCGTCGCCGCCGAAGAGCAGGGTGTCAGCCAGGAGCAGCTCGCCGGGACCATCCAGAACGATATCCTCAAGGAGTTCATGGTCCGCAATACCTATATCTATCCGCCGGAACCGTCGATGCGGATCATCGCCGACATCATCGAGCATACCAGCAAGTTCATGCCGCGGTTCAACTCGATTTCGATTTCCGGCTACCATATTCAGGAGGCGGGAGCCAACAACGCTCTCGAGCTCGCCTTCACCCTGGCCGACGGCATCGAGTATGTCCGCACGGCGATCGCCAAGGGGCTCGATGTCGATTCTTTTGCGCCGCGCCTGTCGTTCTTTTTCGCGATCGGCATGAACTTCTTCATGGAAGCGGCCAAGCTGCGCGCCGCCCGCTTCCTCTGGGCCAAGCTGATGGCGCAGTTCAATCCGGAGAACCCGAAGTCGTCGATGTTGCGGACCCACTGCCAGACCTCCGGCTGGTCGCTGACCGAGCAGGACCCTTACAACAACGTTGTCCGGACCACCCTCGAAGCATTGGCGGCGGTTCTCGGCGGCACCCAGTCGCTGCATACCAATGCGCTGGACGAGGCGATCGCTCTGCCGACCGATCACTCGGCCCGCATCGCCCGCAACACCCAGCTGATTATCCAGGAAGAGTCGGGCGTCACCAACGTCGTCGATCCGCTCGCCGGTTCCTATTATGTCGAATCGCTGACCAATTCGCTGATCGAGGAAGCGCAGAAAATCCTCGACGAGATCGAAGGGCTCGGCGGCATGACCAAGGCGATCGAATCCGGCATGCCGAAGCTGCGCATCGAGGAGTCGGCGGCGCTCAAGCAGGCCGCTATCGATTCGAAGCGTGATGTCATCGTTGGCGTCAACAAGTACAAGCTCGCCGAGGAAGACCCGATCGATGTGCTCGATGTTGACAACGCCGCTGTCCGTGAGTCACAGATTGCCCGGATCAAAAAGATGCGGGACGAGCGCGACGAGGCGGCCTGCCAGAAGGCGCTGGACGCCATCACCGCAGCATGCGAAACTAAAGAGAACCTGCTCGGACTTTGTGTCGAGGCGGCGCGGCAACGAGCCACCGTCGGTGAAATCTCCGATGCCATGGAGAAGGTGTTCGGCCGGCATCGTGCCGA contains:
- a CDS encoding methylmalonyl-CoA mutase — encoded protein: MSKFPKKSLADWQAQAKKEKKTDDLSGFKWETPEGITVKPLYTAADLEGIEYTDTMPGSAPFIRGPMATMYAGRPWTVRQYAGFSTAEESNAFYKRNLAAGQQGLSVAFDLATHRGYDSDHPRVVGDVGKAGVAIDSVEDMKILFDEIPLDKVSVSMTMNGAVLPIMANYIVAAEEQGVSQEQLAGTIQNDILKEFMVRNTYIYPPEPSMRIIADIIEHTSKFMPRFNSISISGYHIQEAGANNALELAFTLADGIEYVRTAIAKGLDVDSFAPRLSFFFAIGMNFFMEAAKLRAARFLWAKLMAQFNPENPKSSMLRTHCQTSGWSLTEQDPYNNVVRTTLEALAAVLGGTQSLHTNALDEAIALPTDHSARIARNTQLIIQEESGVTNVVDPLAGSYYVESLTNSLIEEAQKILDEIEGLGGMTKAIESGMPKLRIEESAALKQAAIDSKRDVIVGVNKYKLAEEDPIDVLDVDNAAVRESQIARIKKMRDERDEAACQKALDAITAACETKENLLGLCVEAARQRATVGEISDAMEKVFGRHRAEIKLVSGAYGSVVENDQEFQGVKKRVDAFAAKEGRRPRILVAKMGQDGHDRGAKVVATAYADAGFDVDVGPLFQTPEEAARMAVENDVHVVGVSSLAAGHKTLVPQLVEELKKLGAEDIAVVCGGVIPRQDYDALYASGAARIFGPGTPITVSAGQTLDAIEEKLK